In one Deinococcus psychrotolerans genomic region, the following are encoded:
- a CDS encoding alginate O-acetyltransferase AlgX-related protein, whose translation MKKHTIFSYVAILAFSSLGTAFAQESDCQENITSPERVVYGLNGNLFIPSQDFNSEIPYAKYLPSFIEAANLLKVKGIDLVIVPVSHKGLTEVNQLNLDDPIQKSYKWQKSRKDYETFISGLIANKINVIDVLKIAEQTNGQFINKTDWHWKPQSAKMVAEATASIVKKIPSYSQIPVREFSTTDYMVSLVDGAAYYADQLKKRCGFENKNVETVEASKTQMQSKLDLLSDDTPQIILVGTSFSASPWNFSGYLEQSLQREISNYAVVGGGVHSGIQSYLLGDEFEKNKPKVIIWEFDVDRLYDSVLEQHHWQQLLDLLKSNCDNMQPSFVGKIENRITDLKFKTKGSNVIVKFSFSNLGIRFFDVSLYKSAVAFPITNVGRWEFIQNSGDFYVKIPDSDELTITIPDFIKDFQSDYSITFCKTIK comes from the coding sequence ATGAAAAAACATACGATATTTTCCTACGTGGCCATTTTAGCCTTTTCGTCCTTGGGCACTGCCTTTGCACAAGAATCTGATTGCCAGGAAAACATAACCAGTCCTGAGAGAGTCGTCTATGGTTTAAATGGAAATCTTTTTATCCCAAGTCAGGATTTTAACTCGGAAATACCCTATGCAAAGTATTTGCCTTCATTTATAGAGGCGGCCAATCTATTAAAGGTCAAGGGTATAGATTTAGTCATTGTGCCGGTTTCTCACAAAGGATTAACTGAGGTTAATCAGCTCAACTTAGACGATCCCATACAGAAGTCTTACAAATGGCAAAAATCGAGAAAAGATTATGAAACATTTATTAGTGGTCTAATCGCCAATAAAATAAATGTTATAGACGTTCTCAAAATTGCAGAACAGACAAATGGACAATTTATAAATAAAACTGATTGGCACTGGAAACCACAAAGTGCAAAGATGGTTGCCGAGGCGACGGCGAGTATAGTCAAAAAAATACCATCTTACTCTCAAATTCCTGTTCGTGAATTTTCTACCACTGATTATATGGTGAGTCTTGTGGATGGAGCGGCTTATTACGCTGATCAGTTGAAAAAAAGATGCGGTTTCGAAAATAAAAATGTAGAAACGGTAGAGGCATCTAAAACCCAAATGCAAAGTAAACTAGACTTGTTATCAGATGATACACCCCAGATTATTTTGGTTGGAACCAGTTTTAGCGCCTCACCTTGGAATTTTAGCGGATATTTGGAACAGTCTCTACAAAGAGAGATAAGCAATTATGCGGTTGTAGGCGGTGGGGTGCATAGCGGCATTCAAAGTTATCTTTTGGGTGACGAGTTTGAGAAAAATAAGCCTAAAGTAATTATATGGGAATTTGATGTAGATAGACTTTATGATAGTGTTCTCGAGCAGCATCATTGGCAACAATTATTGGATCTTTTGAAGTCTAATTGCGATAATATGCAGCCCAGTTTTGTTGGAAAAATAGAGAATAGAATAACAGATTTGAAATTTAAGACCAAGGGAAGCAATGTAATCGTAAAATTCTCATTTTCAAATCTAGGTATAAGATTTTTTGATGTTTCTCTCTATAAATCTGCTGTAGCTTTTCCGATCACTAATGTCGGAAGGTGGGAATTTATCCAGAACAGCGGAGATTTTTACGTAAAAATCCCGGACTCTGATGAATTAACCATAACAATACCCGACTTTATCAAAGATTTTCAAAGTGATTATAGTATCACATTTTGCAAAACTATTAAATGA
- a CDS encoding STAS domain-containing protein, whose amino-acid sequence MLETDSDSLLQEWLTEQLQATTLRRDLLNEADLRRDSQTFLNALTQAVQVSPALDIDGAQWQEVKAVLAALSKNRATYGFTSSEVATFVFSLKQPLFQRIAAALKESPEKLQSELWSVTVLLDQLGLYTLEVYQRSREDIILRQRQELLELSTPVVKVWDGVVALPLIGTLDSERTQVVMESLLQRIVETESTIAIIDITGVPTVDTLVAQHLLRTVAAARLMGADCIISGIRPQIAQTIVHLGIDLSGVTTKASFADAIGLALTRSGFQVTRQVSRARTP is encoded by the coding sequence ATGCTAGAAACTGATTCCGACAGCCTTCTTCAGGAATGGCTGACAGAGCAGCTCCAGGCCACCACCCTTCGGCGTGACCTGCTCAACGAGGCCGATCTGCGCCGAGATTCCCAGACCTTCCTGAACGCTCTGACCCAGGCCGTCCAAGTCTCTCCTGCCCTCGATATCGACGGGGCGCAGTGGCAAGAGGTCAAGGCCGTCCTTGCAGCCCTTTCGAAGAATCGCGCCACCTACGGATTCACCTCGTCTGAGGTCGCCACGTTCGTCTTTTCGCTCAAGCAGCCGCTGTTTCAGAGAATTGCCGCCGCTTTGAAAGAATCGCCTGAGAAACTTCAGTCCGAACTCTGGTCCGTGACAGTGCTGCTCGATCAGCTTGGCCTGTACACCCTGGAGGTCTACCAGCGATCCCGCGAAGACATCATCTTGCGCCAGCGTCAGGAGTTGCTTGAACTCTCAACCCCAGTGGTTAAGGTCTGGGACGGAGTGGTGGCGCTTCCCCTGATCGGCACGCTCGACAGCGAGCGCACCCAGGTAGTGATGGAGTCGCTTCTTCAGCGCATCGTCGAGACCGAATCGACCATCGCGATCATCGACATCACCGGCGTGCCGACTGTCGATACCCTGGTGGCCCAGCACCTGCTGCGGACGGTGGCCGCTGCCCGCCTGATGGGGGCCGACTGCATCATCAGCGGCATCCGTCCGCAAATCGCGCAGACCATTGTGCATCTGGGCATCGACCTGTCAGGCGTAACGACCAAGGCCAGCTTCGCCGATGCGATCGGGCTGGCCCTCACACGCAGCGGGTTCCAAGTGACCCGGCAGGTCAGCCGGGCCAGGACGCCGTAA
- a CDS encoding alginate O-acetyltransferase AlgX-related protein produces MTEFAQDTVKPNLDNPAAPRVLQWLPAAFLLAVVGVGAVLALTSKGTRTFPTGQDVVTGQWMGTYEKTNLDPGVPWRDASVNLWGGLNYRLFNEARDGAVIGKDGWLFTNEEFQTSKTDAAEIAGKVAYIKQVRDDLAKGGAKLVVALIPAKVRVYADELGSMKVPEMNALLYENFRQQLVAAGIPAPNLAADFEAAKSQGDLFFHTDTHWTPLGAQVAAQALAPVVKELGLDLPAATYQASKKPPVKRSGDLLRYVPVPEGEGPAPDTVQEAVYTRTDTGGGGLLGSDPLAVTLVGTSYSAVSKNNVWHFDGVLSKVLGTEVLNAAQEGKGPIVPMRGYLKSQDRKDNPPQVVVWEIPERFLRVDYEVKK; encoded by the coding sequence ATGACTGAATTTGCCCAGGACACCGTCAAACCCAACCTCGATAACCCTGCTGCGCCGAGAGTCTTGCAGTGGCTGCCCGCCGCCTTCTTGCTGGCCGTGGTGGGCGTCGGCGCGGTGCTGGCCCTCACCTCCAAAGGTACCCGCACTTTTCCCACTGGGCAGGACGTGGTGACAGGACAGTGGATGGGAACCTATGAAAAGACCAATCTCGACCCCGGCGTACCCTGGCGGGATGCCAGCGTGAACTTGTGGGGCGGTCTGAATTACCGGCTGTTCAACGAAGCCCGCGACGGAGCAGTGATCGGCAAGGACGGCTGGCTGTTTACCAACGAAGAATTCCAGACCAGCAAGACCGATGCTGCCGAAATTGCGGGCAAGGTCGCGTACATCAAACAGGTCAGAGATGACTTGGCGAAGGGCGGTGCGAAGCTGGTGGTGGCGCTGATCCCAGCCAAAGTGCGAGTCTACGCTGATGAGTTGGGCAGCATGAAGGTGCCCGAAATGAATGCACTGCTCTACGAAAACTTTCGTCAACAGCTTGTTGCAGCGGGGATTCCCGCGCCTAATCTGGCAGCAGACTTCGAGGCGGCCAAGTCACAGGGGGATCTGTTCTTCCACACGGACACGCATTGGACGCCGCTGGGCGCACAAGTGGCGGCGCAGGCGCTCGCGCCTGTCGTGAAGGAGCTGGGGTTAGACCTGCCAGCAGCGACGTATCAGGCGTCCAAGAAACCTCCGGTAAAACGGTCTGGTGATCTACTGCGCTATGTCCCAGTGCCGGAAGGTGAGGGGCCAGCTCCCGACACCGTGCAGGAAGCGGTCTATACCCGCACTGATACTGGAGGCGGGGGGCTGCTGGGCAGCGATCCATTGGCGGTGACATTGGTGGGCACCAGTTACAGTGCGGTGAGCAAGAATAACGTCTGGCACTTTGACGGAGTGCTGTCTAAGGTACTGGGTACCGAAGTGCTCAACGCCGCGCAGGAAGGCAAAGGCCCCATCGTGCCGATGCGCGGGTACCTAAAGAGTCAGGACAGGAAAGACAACCCACCGCAAGTGGTCGTCTGGGAGATTCCAGAACGCTTCCTGCGTGTCGATTATGAGGTAAAAAAATGA
- a CDS encoding MBOAT family O-acyltransferase: MVFSSNVFLFLFLPVFLIIYYLLPFKGRSAWILIGSYALYSWWRLDFLWLLAGVTLAAYFFALAIDRSNGPRRFQLLTVAVTLNLCALAYFKYANFGISSFNAAMTGLGFAPFAWAPILLPIGLSFFIFHAISYLVDIYRKEEPPTRNLLDFAAFIALFPHLIAGPVLKYNLLADQFLSRTHTLEKFSYGATRFMTGFAKKVLIADTIAPLVTASFNQPSPSFFDSWLGAFAYTLQLYFDFSGYSDMAIGLAAIMGFKFPENFNHPYISRSITEFWRRWHMSLSSWLREYLYIGLGGNRKGRARTYINLALTMVLGGLWHGANWTFILWGAWHGGILAIERRMKEAKLWQPRSAWLTIPGTLLLVIIGWVMFRADNVPDAFRMYRGMLGLNGLGLSDTLSWQVRPSELVTMLVAAVLVYVAPVWGNRVGDVGSKLLRPGLAVVATVTLLPLFVLAIMKLSAQSYTPFLYFQF; the protein is encoded by the coding sequence GTGGTCTTCAGCAGCAACGTCTTCCTGTTCTTGTTCCTACCAGTCTTCCTAATCATCTACTACCTCCTGCCGTTCAAAGGGCGGAGCGCGTGGATTCTCATCGGCAGTTACGCGCTGTACTCGTGGTGGCGACTGGATTTCTTGTGGCTGCTGGCTGGCGTGACGTTGGCAGCTTATTTCTTTGCCTTGGCGATAGACCGCTCCAACGGGCCACGCCGTTTTCAGCTGCTGACCGTGGCGGTGACGCTTAACCTGTGTGCTTTGGCGTACTTCAAGTACGCCAACTTCGGCATCAGCAGTTTCAACGCCGCCATGACCGGTTTGGGCTTCGCGCCATTCGCTTGGGCACCGATTTTGCTGCCGATTGGCCTGAGCTTCTTTATCTTTCATGCCATCTCCTATCTGGTGGACATCTACCGCAAGGAAGAGCCGCCCACCCGCAATCTGCTGGACTTCGCGGCTTTTATCGCCCTCTTCCCTCACCTGATCGCTGGGCCAGTCTTGAAATACAACCTGCTGGCCGATCAGTTCCTGAGCCGCACCCATACGCTTGAGAAGTTCAGCTACGGGGCCACCCGTTTCATGACCGGCTTTGCCAAGAAGGTGCTGATCGCCGACACCATCGCGCCGCTCGTGACCGCCAGCTTCAATCAACCCAGTCCCAGCTTTTTTGATAGTTGGCTTGGCGCTTTTGCCTATACCTTGCAGCTCTACTTCGACTTCTCGGGGTACTCGGATATGGCTATTGGGTTGGCGGCCATAATGGGCTTCAAATTCCCCGAGAACTTCAACCACCCCTATATCTCCCGCAGCATCACCGAGTTCTGGCGCAGGTGGCACATGAGCTTAAGTTCGTGGCTGCGCGAATATCTCTACATTGGATTGGGTGGCAACCGTAAGGGTCGGGCCCGTACCTACATCAATCTGGCGCTGACGATGGTGCTGGGTGGGTTGTGGCACGGGGCCAATTGGACGTTCATTCTGTGGGGCGCGTGGCACGGCGGCATCCTGGCCATCGAGCGACGCATGAAGGAAGCCAAACTCTGGCAGCCACGCTCTGCGTGGCTCACGATTCCCGGCACCCTGCTGCTGGTGATCATCGGCTGGGTAATGTTCCGCGCCGACAACGTACCCGACGCCTTCAGGATGTACAGAGGGATGCTCGGTTTGAATGGTCTGGGCTTGAGTGACACCCTCAGCTGGCAGGTGCGGCCTAGCGAACTGGTGACCATGCTGGTCGCCGCCGTGCTGGTCTACGTGGCTCCGGTGTGGGGCAACCGTGTTGGAGACGTGGGCAGTAAACTCCTACGCCCCGGCCTGGCAGTGGTCGCTACCGTGACCTTGCTGCCACTGTTCGTGCTGGCGATCATGAAACTCTCGGCGCAAAGCTATACCCCCTTCCTCTACTTCCAGTTCTGA
- a CDS encoding STAS domain-containing protein, translated as MERIPILKLGDCLIISLQIDLHDRLALAMQDDLANMVVKTGARGVLIDISGLDMVDSFIGRILGNVATLCRVLDAETVIVGMQPAVAITLVELGVTWDNVRTALNVERGMAFLRLHLDASQAMQTAPEENHDDADAGE; from the coding sequence GTGGAACGCATCCCGATTCTCAAGCTTGGAGACTGCCTGATCATCAGTTTGCAGATCGATCTGCATGACCGGCTGGCCCTGGCGATGCAGGACGACCTCGCCAACATGGTCGTCAAGACCGGGGCGCGGGGCGTCCTGATCGATATCTCGGGCCTCGATATGGTGGACTCGTTTATCGGACGGATTCTCGGTAACGTCGCCACCCTCTGTCGGGTCCTTGACGCCGAGACGGTCATTGTCGGCATGCAGCCCGCTGTCGCGATCACGCTGGTCGAGCTCGGCGTCACCTGGGACAACGTTCGAACCGCCCTGAACGTCGAACGCGGCATGGCCTTCCTGCGGCTCCACCTGGATGCCTCACAGGCCATGCAGACCGCCCCAGAGGAGAACCATGACGACGCCGACGCCGGAGAATGA
- a CDS encoding alginate O-acetyltransferase AlgF — translation MKKLLPFLLLSGTALAQDGLYEPAPPANSAFVRVLNTPSATLGDKSVIADKGAASVYVVIPQGDFTAKVGGVNGKLKVEAGKFYSVVADGAKLNLLTDPFADNRAKALLVIYNLSKTANVDLKTADGKTAVVSGVKPGESGSRAVNGITVDLAAFSGSKPLGTLKGVKLERGSAYALVLTDSGLTLTTSSTKTK, via the coding sequence ATGAAAAAACTTTTGCCATTCCTCTTGCTCTCAGGCACCGCTCTCGCCCAAGACGGCCTCTACGAACCGGCTCCACCCGCCAATAGCGCCTTCGTGCGCGTCCTGAACACGCCTTCGGCCACTCTCGGCGACAAGTCCGTGATCGCTGACAAGGGTGCGGCGAGCGTCTACGTCGTCATCCCCCAAGGCGATTTCACCGCCAAAGTCGGCGGCGTTAACGGCAAGCTGAAGGTCGAGGCAGGCAAGTTCTACAGCGTGGTCGCCGACGGAGCCAAACTCAATCTGCTCACTGACCCCTTTGCCGACAACCGTGCCAAAGCTCTGCTGGTGATCTACAACCTCAGCAAGACCGCTAACGTCGATCTCAAGACCGCCGACGGCAAAACAGCGGTGGTGAGCGGCGTCAAACCTGGCGAGAGCGGCAGTCGCGCGGTCAACGGCATCACCGTGGATCTGGCGGCCTTCAGCGGCAGCAAGCCGCTGGGTACCCTCAAAGGCGTCAAGTTGGAGCGTGGCAGCGCCTACGCTCTGGTGCTTACTGATAGCGGCCTGACCCTGACCACCAGCAGCACCAAGACCAAGTAA
- a CDS encoding ATP-binding protein codes for MTTPTPENEVLPVGSEDDVVRVRQAVRRHAITLGFSLVDQTKLVTAASELARNVLIHGLGGQVRLEPLPVPISGARPGLRPGLRMVFEDQGPGIPDLDRALQDGFTTGNGLGLGLSGSRRLMNEFSVESRPGETRITVVKWKA; via the coding sequence ATGACGACGCCGACGCCGGAGAATGAAGTGCTACCGGTCGGAAGTGAGGACGACGTGGTGCGGGTGAGACAGGCGGTGCGTCGTCACGCCATCACGCTCGGCTTCAGTCTGGTCGACCAGACCAAACTGGTGACGGCGGCCTCCGAACTGGCCCGAAACGTACTGATCCATGGTCTGGGTGGGCAGGTCCGGCTCGAACCGCTGCCCGTACCGATCTCAGGTGCCCGGCCCGGCCTGAGACCCGGCCTGCGGATGGTGTTCGAAGACCAGGGTCCAGGCATTCCCGACCTCGACCGGGCGCTTCAGGACGGATTCACTACCGGCAATGGCCTCGGACTGGGACTGAGTGGCTCACGGCGGCTGATGAATGAATTCAGTGTCGAGAGCCGCCCAGGTGAAACCCGGATCACGGTGGTCAAATGGAAGGCATGA